A region of Granulicella sibirica DNA encodes the following proteins:
- a CDS encoding M28 family peptidase, translated as MIFSRLKKLAACLALVSCAALTNAQPSAKATAGAGHVSGAAVFALTQQLLAVAPKRFNASPGHARAEEFIQQHFAPERAKGNFEQDSFSANTPAGRQSMNNYIVRFPGKKDGIIVLATHYETNWPLRDINFYGANDGAATTALLIGIGEYLRAHPPQGYSVWLVFFDGEEAVKEWSDSDSLYGSRHLAAKWSQNGTLAKIKAYLLADMCGDKDLNIDRDSNSTPWLLSMLSVAAKNTGHSASIFKNDTEVLDDHLPFKQRGVPVLDIIDLDYGPHTREHPEGYHHTDMDTIDKISAHSLQISADLFLEMIKLLDQK; from the coding sequence ATGATCTTCTCTAGGTTGAAAAAGCTGGCAGCCTGCCTGGCTCTGGTCTCCTGTGCCGCACTCACCAACGCCCAGCCCTCTGCAAAGGCCACGGCCGGTGCGGGGCATGTGAGTGGCGCTGCTGTGTTTGCGCTCACCCAGCAGCTTCTCGCCGTGGCTCCGAAGCGCTTCAATGCGTCACCCGGCCACGCCAGGGCGGAGGAGTTCATCCAGCAGCACTTCGCACCCGAGCGGGCCAAGGGGAACTTCGAGCAGGACAGCTTCTCCGCGAACACCCCTGCCGGACGCCAGTCGATGAACAACTACATCGTGCGCTTTCCGGGCAAGAAGGATGGCATCATCGTCCTCGCCACGCACTATGAGACCAACTGGCCGCTCCGCGACATCAACTTCTACGGCGCGAACGACGGAGCCGCGACCACCGCGCTCCTGATCGGCATCGGCGAGTACCTCCGCGCACACCCGCCGCAGGGCTACTCCGTGTGGCTCGTCTTCTTCGACGGGGAAGAGGCCGTGAAGGAGTGGTCCGACTCGGACTCCCTCTACGGCTCGCGCCACCTCGCCGCCAAGTGGAGCCAGAACGGCACGCTCGCAAAGATCAAGGCCTACTTGCTCGCCGACATGTGCGGCGACAAGGACCTGAACATCGATCGCGACTCAAACTCCACCCCGTGGCTCCTCTCGATGCTGAGCGTGGCCGCCAAAAACACCGGGCACTCCGCTTCGATCTTCAAGAACGATACCGAGGTGCTGGACGACCACCTTCCCTTCAAGCAGCGCGGCGTGCCCGTCCTCGACATCATCGATCTCGACTACGGCCCTCACACCCGCGAGCACCCCGAGGGATACCACCATACCGATATGGACACCATCGACAAGATCAGCGCCCACTCGCTCCAGATCTCGGCTGACCTGTTCCTCGAAATGATCAAGCTGCTGGATCAGAAGTAA
- the tatC gene encoding twin-arginine translocase subunit TatC produces MDDPIDPIDRARAAVKDRADLPGMSLMEHLEELRKRLIHAVAYLLIGFAVAYAFHEKLYGYIQKPLDDQGILLNYTHPTDPLNLYLKTAFVGGFILASPFILYQVWLFISPGMYANEKKYVFPFMGATVALFLSGAWFGYHWVLPGALKFLIGDFGKKFHPIITIEDYTGFFLAVILGLGITFELPILIFFLALFGIVDGKFLIKHIRYAILAIFIIAAIICPTPDPVGMCIFASPMLVLYLIGVGVAFLVHPDRRRARENKAG; encoded by the coding sequence ATGGATGATCCGATCGACCCGATTGACCGCGCACGAGCAGCCGTAAAGGACCGGGCAGACCTTCCAGGCATGAGCCTGATGGAGCACCTCGAAGAGCTCCGCAAGCGGCTCATCCATGCGGTCGCCTACCTCCTGATCGGCTTCGCGGTCGCTTACGCCTTCCACGAGAAGCTGTACGGCTACATTCAGAAGCCGCTCGACGATCAGGGCATCCTGCTGAACTACACGCACCCGACCGACCCGCTGAATCTCTACCTCAAGACGGCGTTCGTGGGCGGCTTCATCCTCGCGAGCCCGTTCATCCTCTACCAGGTATGGCTCTTCATCTCGCCCGGCATGTACGCGAACGAGAAGAAGTACGTCTTCCCGTTCATGGGCGCGACGGTCGCGCTGTTTCTCAGCGGAGCATGGTTCGGCTATCACTGGGTACTGCCTGGAGCTCTCAAATTCCTCATCGGGGACTTCGGCAAGAAGTTCCACCCCATCATCACGATCGAGGACTATACCGGCTTCTTCCTCGCCGTAATCCTTGGTCTCGGCATTACGTTTGAGCTGCCCATCCTCATCTTCTTCCTCGCGCTCTTCGGCATTGTCGACGGCAAGTTCCTGATCAAGCACATCCGCTACGCCATCCTCGCGATCTTCATCATCGCGGCGATCATCTGCCCCACGCCCGACCCGGTAGGCATGTGCATCTTCGCCTCGCCGATGCTCGTGCTGTACCTCATCGGCGTTGGAGTCGCGTTTCTTGTCCATCCGGACCGGCGCCGGGCGCGGGAGAATAAAGCTGGATGA
- a CDS encoding intradiol ring-cleavage dioxygenase, with product MPQLTRRRFLATTAAALPLSRFAFAGFSYDAVPCVLTPEQEVGPFYVADELIRPAIHEGRPGTPLHLHLKFLDTRTCKPIPSAAIDLWHCDASGIYSGYTKASQHMGPPEGGPGGRPPGPPPDRMPGDPDHGPGGPGGPPPAMQPTDKLTFCRGLQMTAADGTARFETIVPGFYEGRTNHIHMKVRFGGHPADDTYKAGHTAHVGQIFFPEDLLLPVMATEPYSSHKIHRTTAAEDGIFQSQGGRTTVAHLINTNPIPNVPWIAEITIMVDPTATPKPVGGFGGPGGPGHPPPGL from the coding sequence ATGCCCCAACTTACACGCCGCAGATTTCTCGCGACCACCGCCGCTGCACTTCCGCTCAGCCGCTTCGCCTTTGCCGGGTTCTCCTATGACGCGGTGCCTTGTGTCCTGACGCCGGAGCAGGAGGTTGGGCCGTTCTATGTCGCCGATGAACTCATCCGGCCGGCTATTCACGAGGGACGTCCGGGCACGCCGCTGCATCTTCACCTGAAGTTTCTGGACACGCGAACCTGCAAGCCGATCCCGTCAGCCGCGATCGACCTGTGGCACTGCGATGCTTCGGGGATCTACTCGGGCTATACGAAAGCGTCGCAGCACATGGGACCGCCGGAGGGTGGGCCGGGTGGTCGTCCGCCGGGACCGCCGCCGGACCGTATGCCGGGGGATCCGGATCATGGGCCGGGAGGACCGGGAGGGCCGCCACCGGCGATGCAGCCGACCGATAAGCTCACCTTCTGCCGCGGGTTGCAGATGACCGCAGCTGACGGGACGGCACGGTTCGAAACGATCGTGCCGGGCTTCTACGAAGGGCGGACGAACCACATTCATATGAAGGTGAGGTTCGGTGGACATCCTGCCGACGACACCTACAAGGCCGGGCACACCGCTCACGTGGGGCAGATCTTCTTTCCAGAGGATTTGCTTCTCCCGGTAATGGCGACGGAGCCTTATAGCAGCCACAAGATTCATCGAACGACTGCAGCGGAGGATGGGATCTTTCAGTCGCAGGGTGGGCGGACGACCGTGGCGCACCTGATCAACACGAACCCGATTCCGAATGTGCCGTGGATCGCGGAGATCACGATCATGGTCGACCCGACGGCGACGCCGAAACCGGTGGGTGGATTCGGTGGACCGGGGGGACCGGGGCACCCGCCGCCGGGGCTGTAA